The proteins below are encoded in one region of Girardinichthys multiradiatus isolate DD_20200921_A chromosome 19, DD_fGirMul_XY1, whole genome shotgun sequence:
- the lingo2b gene encoding leucine-rich repeat and immunoglobulin-like domain-containing nogo receptor-interacting protein 2b isoform X2 — protein sequence MMVGNVGKRDMHHPAQHHCHLLLGGALLIVLTSSALSCPARCECSAQTKSVSCHRKRLPSIPEGVPIETRTLDLSKNKLRLITAYNFSSFLQLEDLDLSDNLISVLEPGCFHSNLALRSLNFRSNQLMLVAKGVLSGLTNLTHLDLSHNRLVILLDHAFQDLHRLTFLEVGNNQLVFISQRAFTGLLGIQSLTLERSNLTVVPTDALAHLHNLIELHMRFLSISFLKPFSFKRLTRLRHLDIDFWPLLETLPPLSLHGLNLTTLFITNTNLSAFPGVALRNLPYLTHLNLSYSRIQHIHQGELGHLPQLQELRLQGAQLLSIEPLAFVGLKSLQLLDVSQNRLDSLERGVFASADTLQRLCLGGNPLVCDCRLLWLLNSYKPPSLQILDIQPECSAPQHLLGRTLRDLKEPLVSRYMTCTKPRIGPNTTQLLMANEGQPVHLSCTAEGAPRPSVVWITPHRRYITTKSSGRVEVQPDGTLEIKAAELHDSGVYLCVASNAAGNASLSASLAVKSLGIGDRSYYSNRSSNYLTDSNSTWGNGTVLYNMTVPIDMKTILISAAMGCLSFLGVVVFCFLLLFAWSRGKGRHKSNFDIEYVPRKSNGAAADVAETSGPRRVNMKMI from the coding sequence ATGATGGTGGGCAACGTGGGTAAAAGAGACATGCACCACCCAGCCCAGCACCACTGCCACCTCCTCCTGGGCGGGGCCTTGCTGATTGTCCTCACAAGCTCAGCTTTGAGCTGCCCTGCCCGATGTGAGTGCTCTGCCCAAACCAAGTCTGTCAGCTGCCACCGCAAGCGCCTGCCCAGCATCCCTGAAGGCGTACCCATTGAGACACGCACTCTGGACCTCAGCAAGAACAAGCTACGCCTCATCacagcgtacaacttctcctcCTTCCTGCAGCTGGAAGACCTTGATCTCAGCGACAACCTTATCAGTGTGCTCGAACCTGGCTGCTTTCACTCTAACCTTGCTCTCCGCTCGCTCAATTTTCGCAGCAACCAGCTCATGCTGGTTGCTAAGGGAGTGCTATCAGGCTTGACGAATCTCACCCACCTCGATCTGAGCCACAACCGACTGGTGATTCTCCTGGATCATGCCTTCCAGGATCTGCACAGATTGACATTCCTGGAGGTTGGTAACAACCAACTGGTTTTCATCTCTCAGCGGGCCTTCACGGGATTACTTGGAATTCAGAGTCTGACGTTAGAACGGTCCAATCTGACTGTGGTTCCGACCGATGCTTTGGCACATCTGCACAATCTCATTGAGCTACACATGCGCTTTCTGAGCATTAGTTTTCTCAAACCTTTCTCCTTTAAGAGGCTAACTCGTCTCCGCCACCTGGACATTGATTTCTGGCCGTTGCTGGAAACTCTGCCTCCACTCTCACTGCATGGCCTCAACCTGACAACCTTGTTCATAACCAACACTAACTTGTCTGCCTTTCCTGGTGTAGCACTACGCAATCTGCCCTACCTCACACACCTTAATCTGTCCTACAGCCGCATCCAGCACATCCACCAAGGAGAGCTTGGTCACCTCCCTCAGCTGCAGGAGCTTCGCCTCCAAGGGGCTCAGCTACTTTCCATTGAGCCCCTTGCATTTGTGGGCCTTAAATCCCTTCAGCTATTGGATGTGTCACAGAACCGCCTGGACTCTCTGGAGAGGGGGGTGTTTGCCTCAGCCGACACCCTGCAGAGGCTTTGTCTCGGTGGAAACCCACTTGTGTGTGACTGCAGGTTGCTTTGGCTTCTTAACAGCTACAAGCCTCCTTCTCTGCAGATTCTAGACATCCAGCCTGAGTGCAGTGCACCACAGCACCTCCTGGGCAGAACTCTCCGTGATCTCAAGGAGCCTCTGGTGTCAAGGTACATGACCTGCACCAAGCCACGGATCGGACCCAACACAACACAGCTACTGATGGCTAATGAGGGTCAACCGGTGCATCTGAGCTGCACGGCGGAGGGAGCGCCTCGGCCCTCTGTGGTCTGGATTACACCTCATAGACGCTACATCACGACTAAAAGCAGCGGTAGGGTGGAGGTGCAACCAGACGGCACCCTGGAGATCAAGGCTGCTGAGCTGCATGACAGTGGTGTGTACTTGTGTGTTGCCAGTAACGCTGCTGGCAACGCCAGTCTGTCGGCATCCTTAGCTGTGAAGAGCCTGGGCATCGGGGACAGATCTTACTATAGCAACAGGAGCTCAAACTATCTGACAGACTCTAACAGCACATGGGGGAATGGAACAGTGTTGTACAACATGACAGTTCCTATTGACATGAAGACTATACTTATATCTGCAGCTATGGGCTGTCTGTCCTTCCTAGGTGTGGTCGTTTTCTGCTTCCTTCTTCTGTTTGCCTGGAGCCGGGGGAAAGGACGACATAAGAGTAACTTCGATATCGAGTACGTCCCGCGGAAATCCAATGGGGCAGCTGCAGACGTGGCGGAAACAAGCGGCCCACGGCGAGTTAACATGAAAATGATCTGA
- the lingo2b gene encoding leucine-rich repeat and immunoglobulin-like domain-containing nogo receptor-interacting protein 2b isoform X1, whose product MEIRAVQQIAGLLLPHLGYFLTLCNQRLVRDGALFAMMVGNVGKRDMHHPAQHHCHLLLGGALLIVLTSSALSCPARCECSAQTKSVSCHRKRLPSIPEGVPIETRTLDLSKNKLRLITAYNFSSFLQLEDLDLSDNLISVLEPGCFHSNLALRSLNFRSNQLMLVAKGVLSGLTNLTHLDLSHNRLVILLDHAFQDLHRLTFLEVGNNQLVFISQRAFTGLLGIQSLTLERSNLTVVPTDALAHLHNLIELHMRFLSISFLKPFSFKRLTRLRHLDIDFWPLLETLPPLSLHGLNLTTLFITNTNLSAFPGVALRNLPYLTHLNLSYSRIQHIHQGELGHLPQLQELRLQGAQLLSIEPLAFVGLKSLQLLDVSQNRLDSLERGVFASADTLQRLCLGGNPLVCDCRLLWLLNSYKPPSLQILDIQPECSAPQHLLGRTLRDLKEPLVSRYMTCTKPRIGPNTTQLLMANEGQPVHLSCTAEGAPRPSVVWITPHRRYITTKSSGRVEVQPDGTLEIKAAELHDSGVYLCVASNAAGNASLSASLAVKSLGIGDRSYYSNRSSNYLTDSNSTWGNGTVLYNMTVPIDMKTILISAAMGCLSFLGVVVFCFLLLFAWSRGKGRHKSNFDIEYVPRKSNGAAADVAETSGPRRVNMKMI is encoded by the exons ATGGAGATAAGAGCGGTGCAGCAGATAGCAGGGCTCCTTCTGCCTCATCTCGGCTATTTTCTGACACTTTGCAATCAAA GGCTTGTTCGTGATGGTGCTCTGTTTGCCATGATGGTGGGCAACGTGGGTAAAAGAGACATGCACCACCCAGCCCAGCACCACTGCCACCTCCTCCTGGGCGGGGCCTTGCTGATTGTCCTCACAAGCTCAGCTTTGAGCTGCCCTGCCCGATGTGAGTGCTCTGCCCAAACCAAGTCTGTCAGCTGCCACCGCAAGCGCCTGCCCAGCATCCCTGAAGGCGTACCCATTGAGACACGCACTCTGGACCTCAGCAAGAACAAGCTACGCCTCATCacagcgtacaacttctcctcCTTCCTGCAGCTGGAAGACCTTGATCTCAGCGACAACCTTATCAGTGTGCTCGAACCTGGCTGCTTTCACTCTAACCTTGCTCTCCGCTCGCTCAATTTTCGCAGCAACCAGCTCATGCTGGTTGCTAAGGGAGTGCTATCAGGCTTGACGAATCTCACCCACCTCGATCTGAGCCACAACCGACTGGTGATTCTCCTGGATCATGCCTTCCAGGATCTGCACAGATTGACATTCCTGGAGGTTGGTAACAACCAACTGGTTTTCATCTCTCAGCGGGCCTTCACGGGATTACTTGGAATTCAGAGTCTGACGTTAGAACGGTCCAATCTGACTGTGGTTCCGACCGATGCTTTGGCACATCTGCACAATCTCATTGAGCTACACATGCGCTTTCTGAGCATTAGTTTTCTCAAACCTTTCTCCTTTAAGAGGCTAACTCGTCTCCGCCACCTGGACATTGATTTCTGGCCGTTGCTGGAAACTCTGCCTCCACTCTCACTGCATGGCCTCAACCTGACAACCTTGTTCATAACCAACACTAACTTGTCTGCCTTTCCTGGTGTAGCACTACGCAATCTGCCCTACCTCACACACCTTAATCTGTCCTACAGCCGCATCCAGCACATCCACCAAGGAGAGCTTGGTCACCTCCCTCAGCTGCAGGAGCTTCGCCTCCAAGGGGCTCAGCTACTTTCCATTGAGCCCCTTGCATTTGTGGGCCTTAAATCCCTTCAGCTATTGGATGTGTCACAGAACCGCCTGGACTCTCTGGAGAGGGGGGTGTTTGCCTCAGCCGACACCCTGCAGAGGCTTTGTCTCGGTGGAAACCCACTTGTGTGTGACTGCAGGTTGCTTTGGCTTCTTAACAGCTACAAGCCTCCTTCTCTGCAGATTCTAGACATCCAGCCTGAGTGCAGTGCACCACAGCACCTCCTGGGCAGAACTCTCCGTGATCTCAAGGAGCCTCTGGTGTCAAGGTACATGACCTGCACCAAGCCACGGATCGGACCCAACACAACACAGCTACTGATGGCTAATGAGGGTCAACCGGTGCATCTGAGCTGCACGGCGGAGGGAGCGCCTCGGCCCTCTGTGGTCTGGATTACACCTCATAGACGCTACATCACGACTAAAAGCAGCGGTAGGGTGGAGGTGCAACCAGACGGCACCCTGGAGATCAAGGCTGCTGAGCTGCATGACAGTGGTGTGTACTTGTGTGTTGCCAGTAACGCTGCTGGCAACGCCAGTCTGTCGGCATCCTTAGCTGTGAAGAGCCTGGGCATCGGGGACAGATCTTACTATAGCAACAGGAGCTCAAACTATCTGACAGACTCTAACAGCACATGGGGGAATGGAACAGTGTTGTACAACATGACAGTTCCTATTGACATGAAGACTATACTTATATCTGCAGCTATGGGCTGTCTGTCCTTCCTAGGTGTGGTCGTTTTCTGCTTCCTTCTTCTGTTTGCCTGGAGCCGGGGGAAAGGACGACATAAGAGTAACTTCGATATCGAGTACGTCCCGCGGAAATCCAATGGGGCAGCTGCAGACGTGGCGGAAACAAGCGGCCCACGGCGAGTTAACATGAAAATGATCTGA